TTCCCACATGTAACCGTAGCCACCGTGCAACTGCACGCACTCGTCGAGCACTTTGCATTGCAGGTCAGTGGTCCAGTATTTGGCCATCGCCGCCGTGGGCACATCCAGCTTGCCTTGCAGGTGCTGCTCCAGGCACTTGTCGACAAACACCCGACCAATCTGTACCTCAGTAGCAATCTCCGCCAGCTTGAAGCGGGTGTTCTGGAAGTCCGCAATCGCCTTGCCGAACGCCTTGCGCTCACGGGTGTAGTCCAGGGTCCATTGCAGCGCCGCTTCGGCCGACGCCAGGGCGCCGATCGCCACGGTCAGGCGCTCCTGAGGCAACTCCTGCATCAGGTAGGCAAAGCCCATCCCTGCCTGGCCCAACAGGTTCTCCTTGGGCACACGCACATCCTGGAAGAACAACTCAGAGGTGTCCTGGGCCTTCATCCCGACTTTCTCCAGGCGCTTGCCCTTGTCGAACCCGGGAGTATTGGCCTCGACCAGAAACAGGCTGGTGCCCTTGGCCCCCGCCTTGGGGTCGGTCTTGGCCACCACGATCACCAGGTCCGCCAGGAAGCCGTTGGTGATAAACGTCTTGGAGCCGTTGATCACATACTCATCGCCATCCAGCACCGCTGTGGTCTTGACCCCTTGCAGGTCAGACCCGGCGCCCGGCTCGGTCATGGCAATCGCGGTGACCATTTCCCCGGACACCAACTTGGGCAAGTACTTGTGCTTCAGTGCCTCACTGCCGTAATGCAGGATATACGGCGCAACAATGTCCGAATGCAGGGAGAAACCAATCCCGGTCAGCCCCAGGCGGCCGATCTCTTCGATCACCACGGTGCTGTAGAGAAAGTCGGCGCCCAGGCCGCCGTATTCTTCCGGCAGATGGGAACAGAGCATGCCCGCCTCCCCCGCCTTGCTCCACAGATTGCGATCAATATGCCCCTGCTTCTCCCATTGCGCATGGAACGGCACCGCGTCTTTTTCGAGGAAGGTGCGCACGCTCTGGCGGAAGAGTTCGTGCTCGGAGCTGAACAAGGTTCTGGGAATCATGAGTCACCTGCGTCGATTGTCAGACAAAAACAAGATCACAGAGCCTAAGCTGCACGGACGTCACAGGACACTGGACACATGCGACAAAAAATAAGACGATCCAGCCGTTAGTTGACCACTTTCCCCTATAAGAATAATCGAAATTATGTCTACCCTCGTCTCCACGCCCTTGCGGCGCGTCAGCATCCTAGCCATTGATCGGGTGTTTGCTTCCACCCTCATGCAAGCCAAGGATTTTTTCCACCTCGCCAGCCTGCGTTACGGCAAACAGCAAGGCCTGGGCCTCACGCCAGCCTTTGAAACCCGCCTTGTCAGCCCCGACGGGCAACCGGTATGTAGCTTCAGCGATGTGATCATGCCGGTGGACGGCGGCCTGGAAAACGCCGACATCATTGTCCTCCCAGCCTTCTGGGATGATTTCGACGCCCTGAGCAAACGCTACCCGCAGATCCTGCCATGGCTGCGTGAGCAGCATGCCCGGGGTGCGGTGCTCTGCGGTGAGGCCACCGGGGTGTTCTGGCTCGCCGAAGCCGGCCTGCTCGATGGCAAGGAGGCGACCACCTACTGGCGCTTCTTCAATGCGTTCAGCGAGCGCTTCCCCAAGGTCCAGCTCAATCAGGACAAGCACCTGACCGACGCCGACAACCTGTACTGCGCCGGCGGCACCACCTCAGCCTGCGATCTCTATATCTATCTGATCGAGCGTTTCTGCGGCGCCAACATCGCCCAGGCCGTGGCCCGCGACATTCTCTACGAAGTGCAGCGCAACTACGCGCCGGGGCGCATCGGGTTTGGCGGACAGAAGCTGCACCAGGACGTGATCATCCTGCAGATCCAGCATTGGCTCGAAGAACACTTCGCCGACAAATTCCGCTTTGAAGACGTCGCCCGCGAACACGGCATGAGCATCCGCAACTTTATGCGCCGGTTCCAGACCGCGACCGGCGACAAGCCGCTGCACTACCTGCAACGGCTGCGGATCGAGACGGCCAAGGGGTTGTTGTCGGGCAGCCGCAAGAGCATCAAGACCATCAGCTACGAGGTGGGTTACGACGATGCGAGCTTCTTTGCGCGGCTGTTCAGGCAGCACACGGAGTTGTCGCCGAACCAGTATCGCCAGCAGTTCCAGCAGGCCGCCTAACTAAAGCCGGGAACAATCAAATGTGTGAGCGGGCTTGCTCGCGAATGCGGTGTGTCAGTTAACGAATAAGTCGACTGATACACCGCATTCGCGGGCAAGCCCGCACACATTTTGGTTCGGTGTTTGCCTAAGGCTTGTGCGCCCGCGCCAGGAACTCGTGGGACTGCATTTCCAGCAAGCGACTCAAGGTGCGTTGGAATTCGAAGTTCAAGCGACCGCCGGTGTAGAGGTCCTTGAGTTCGACTTCGGCCGAGATGATCAGCTTGACGTTGCGGTCGTAGAACTCATCGACCATGTTGATAAAACGCCGGGCAATGTCGTCGGTGGTGACGCTCATTTGCTCGACGCCACTCAAGATCACCGCATGGAAGATCTTGCCCAGTTCGATGTAGTCGTTCTGGCTGCGCGGGCCGTCGCACAGTTCACGGAAGTCGAACCAGGCCACGTCGTCGCAGGTGCGCAGGGCAATGATCTGGCGATTTTCGATCATCAACTTATCGTTTTCCACCGCCTGGGTGCATTCCGGCGTCAGCGCGCGGAAGCTCTTGCGCAGGCTTTCGTGGGCCGCTTCGTCGAGGGGGAAGTGGAACAGCTCCGCCTGCTCAAGGTGACGCAGGCGGTAATCGACGCCGCTGTCGACGTTGACGATATCGGTGTGCTGCTTGATCAGGGCAATGGCCGGCAGGAAGCGCGCGCGTTGCAGGCCGTCCTTGTACAGGCCGTCGGGCACGATGTTCGAGGTGGCGACCAGGGTCACGCCGTTCTTGAACAACTCTTCCATCAAGGTGCCAAGAATCATCGCGTCGGTGATATCGGACACGAAGAATTCATCAAAGCAAATCACCCGCGCCTCTTGGGAGAAGCGCTTGGCAATGATGGTCAGCGGGTTCTTCTCGCCGTGCAGGGTCTTCATCTCTTCGTGCACGCGCTTCATGAAGCGGTGAAAGTGAGTACGCGACTTTTCCTTGAACGGCAGCGCTTCGAAGAAGGTGTCGACCAGGTAAGTCTTGCCGCGACCCACGCCACCCCAGAAGTACAAGCCCTTGACCGGCACCTGGTCTTTCTTGCCAAACAACTTGCTGAGCATCCCCGGCTTGCTCTGGGAAGAGGCGACCAGGTCTTCGTACAGGCGCTGCAAATGGCGCACCGCCGTTTCCTGGGCAGCATCATGGAAGAAGTCGGGGCGCTTCAGATCAGCTTGATATCGTTCTAGGGGCGTCATAATTTCGTTAGCAAGGCAACAAAAACGGGCCGTCACTGTAACGACGGCCCTGAATAATGGCAATCAACCCTTGGTCGGGTCAGTCCTCGATTGGGGTCAACGCCACGCGCACAGCTTCGATGGCGGCATCCCGCGCAGCACTGTCGGCGAAGGCCGGGCTGTCGGCGATACAGGCGCCTTCAAGCCACACACTGAAGCCCAGGGCCTCACTGCGCACATCCAGCGCCTGGCCGGACTGCAACTGCTTGGTGGCTGCACCCGCCGCCTTGCCGTCGGCAAAGTTGCGCGACAACAACAGTTGCTCGCCGTCAGCCGCCAGCAGGCGGAAGCGGAAGCTACCGTCGTCTTCACGGAAGCTGACAAAACGCGCAGCCTTCACCGCCTTCTTCTTGGTGCTGACCGCCTCGCTGACCGGGTTGACGAACGAACGCAGGCCCACCGCTTCACGCAGCTCTTGCAGGAATGGACCGGCAACGGCCCGGGCCTTCTTGGCACCGATCAGCAGCAGGTCTTCCATATCCGAAGGGCGCGACATCAATTGATGGTAACGCTCGCGCGCCTCGCCCAACTGGCCGTCCAGCAGTTGGAACAGACGGTTCTTCGCCTCGCCCCAACCCAAGCCGTCGAGCAGTTCGCTGCGCAGTTGCTGTTCCTGCTCAGGGGTGGCGAACGCCTGGTACAGGGTGAACAGGTGAGAGTTATCTGGATCCTTGGCTTCGCCCGGCGCGCGGGAGTCGGTGACGATCCGCGAGATCGCGTCTTTCATGTCCTTGGCGCTGGTGAACAACGGGATGGTGTTGTCGTAGCTTTTCGACATCTTGCGCCCATCCAGGCCCGGCAAGGTGGCGACGCTTTCTTCGATCAACGCCTCGGGCATGGTGAAGAACTCTTTGCCCTTGCCGAACAGATGGTTGAAGCGCTGGCCGATATCACGGGCCATTTCCACGTGCTGGATCTGATCGCGGCCGACCGGCACCTTGTGTGCGTTGAACATCAGAATGTCCGCCGCCATCAGCACCGGGTAGCTGTACAGGCCCATGCTGATCCCGGCATCCGGGTCTTCGCCGTTCTCCAGGTTTTTGTCCACCGAGGCCTTGTAGGCGTGGGCACGGTTGAGCAGGCCCTTGGCTGCAACGCAGGTCAGCAGCCAGGTCAGCTCGGGAATTTCCGGGATATCGGACTGACGATAGAACGTCACCCGGTTCACATCCAGGCCACCGGCCAGCCAGGTCGCGGCGATTTCCATACGCGAGCGCTGGATGCGCTGCG
The Pseudomonas hygromyciniae genome window above contains:
- a CDS encoding acyl-CoA dehydrogenase family protein, giving the protein MIPRTLFSSEHELFRQSVRTFLEKDAVPFHAQWEKQGHIDRNLWSKAGEAGMLCSHLPEEYGGLGADFLYSTVVIEEIGRLGLTGIGFSLHSDIVAPYILHYGSEALKHKYLPKLVSGEMVTAIAMTEPGAGSDLQGVKTTAVLDGDEYVINGSKTFITNGFLADLVIVVAKTDPKAGAKGTSLFLVEANTPGFDKGKRLEKVGMKAQDTSELFFQDVRVPKENLLGQAGMGFAYLMQELPQERLTVAIGALASAEAALQWTLDYTRERKAFGKAIADFQNTRFKLAEIATEVQIGRVFVDKCLEQHLQGKLDVPTAAMAKYWTTDLQCKVLDECVQLHGGYGYMWEYPIARAWADARVQRIYAGTNEIMKEIIARAL
- a CDS encoding GlxA family transcriptional regulator, which encodes MQAKDFFHLASLRYGKQQGLGLTPAFETRLVSPDGQPVCSFSDVIMPVDGGLENADIIVLPAFWDDFDALSKRYPQILPWLREQHARGAVLCGEATGVFWLAEAGLLDGKEATTYWRFFNAFSERFPKVQLNQDKHLTDADNLYCAGGTTSACDLYIYLIERFCGANIAQAVARDILYEVQRNYAPGRIGFGGQKLHQDVIILQIQHWLEEHFADKFRFEDVAREHGMSIRNFMRRFQTATGDKPLHYLQRLRIETAKGLLSGSRKSIKTISYEVGYDDASFFARLFRQHTELSPNQYRQQFQQAA
- the zapE gene encoding cell division protein ZapE, with product MTPLERYQADLKRPDFFHDAAQETAVRHLQRLYEDLVASSQSKPGMLSKLFGKKDQVPVKGLYFWGGVGRGKTYLVDTFFEALPFKEKSRTHFHRFMKRVHEEMKTLHGEKNPLTIIAKRFSQEARVICFDEFFVSDITDAMILGTLMEELFKNGVTLVATSNIVPDGLYKDGLQRARFLPAIALIKQHTDIVNVDSGVDYRLRHLEQAELFHFPLDEAAHESLRKSFRALTPECTQAVENDKLMIENRQIIALRTCDDVAWFDFRELCDGPRSQNDYIELGKIFHAVILSGVEQMSVTTDDIARRFINMVDEFYDRNVKLIISAEVELKDLYTGGRLNFEFQRTLSRLLEMQSHEFLARAHKP
- a CDS encoding tryptophan--tRNA ligase, with protein sequence MTTRTRILTGITTTGTPHLGNYAGAIRPAILASQDANADSFYFLADYHALIKCDDPQRIQRSRMEIAATWLAGGLDVNRVTFYRQSDIPEIPELTWLLTCVAAKGLLNRAHAYKASVDKNLENGEDPDAGISMGLYSYPVLMAADILMFNAHKVPVGRDQIQHVEMARDIGQRFNHLFGKGKEFFTMPEALIEESVATLPGLDGRKMSKSYDNTIPLFTSAKDMKDAISRIVTDSRAPGEAKDPDNSHLFTLYQAFATPEQEQQLRSELLDGLGWGEAKNRLFQLLDGQLGEARERYHQLMSRPSDMEDLLLIGAKKARAVAGPFLQELREAVGLRSFVNPVSEAVSTKKKAVKAARFVSFREDDGSFRFRLLAADGEQLLLSRNFADGKAAGAATKQLQSGQALDVRSEALGFSVWLEGACIADSPAFADSAARDAAIEAVRVALTPIED